In Cydia strobilella chromosome 8, ilCydStro3.1, whole genome shotgun sequence, one DNA window encodes the following:
- the LOC134743571 gene encoding glutamate-gated chloride channel isoform X12 translates to MDWSCIVARVVAFFLMLNQVSALTSDIFAAGKSDKEILDNLLKNSRYDKRLLPPVDGVLTVNVSVLLLSLASPDESSLKYEVEFLLQQQWYDPRLRYSNQSHYDFLNAIHHHEDIWLPDTYFIMHGDFKDPIIPMHFALRIYRNGTINYLMRRHLILSCQGRLNIFPFDDPLCSFALESISYEQSAITYVWKNDEDTLRKSPSLTTLNAYLIQNQTIACPIKASWRAEGNSLYEEDEELTCNLCQRRFEEQGNYSCLKVDLIFTRDRAFYFTTVFIPGIILVTSSFITFWLEWNAVPARSMIGVTTMLNFFTTSNGFRSTLPVVSNLTAMNVWDGVCMCFIYASLLEFVCVNYVGRKRPLHNVVYRPGENPVTQRLPAVLSRIGIILASPLEAMAFLQWAKSDANEPEPGGAGDKKRESTGAADLVSCATCTGAPGSCTHTANNGGVSEPCFVQVRKKEPPHPIRVAKTIDVIARITFPTAYAVFLIFFFIHYKAFS, encoded by the exons ATGGATTGGTCATGCATCGTGGCACGCGTCGTGGCTTTCTTCCTTATGCTCAACCAAGTATCGGCTCTCACGTCCGACAT TTTTGCAGCGGGAAAGTCGGACAAAGAGATATTGGACAACCTCCTGAAAAACTCCCGCTATGATAAAAGACTGCTTCCTCCCGTAGATG GTGTCCTCACCGTAAATGTTAGCGTGCTACTTCTTAGTTTAGCATCTCCAGACGAATCTAGTCTT AAATACGAGGTAGAATTCCTTCTACAGCAGCAGTGGTATGATCCGCGACTGCGCTACTCTAACCAGTCCCACTACGATTTCCTCAACGCCATCCACCACCACGAAGACATCTGGCTTCCTGACACCTACTTCATTATGCATGGAGACTTCAAG GACCCAATAATACCAATGCACTTCGCGTTGCGTATCTATCGTAATGGCACTATAAACTATCTGATGCGGCGGCATCTAATATTGTCCTGTCAGGGGCGGCTCAACATCTTTCCTTTTGATGACCCATTGTGTTCATTTGCCTTAGAAAGTA TATCATACGAGCAGTCAGCAATAACGTATGTGTGGAAAAACGATGAGGATACTCTTCGTAAGTCGCCATCATTGACGACTTTGAACGCGTATCTAATCCAGAACCAAACCATCGCTTGCCCCATCAAAGCGAGTTGGAGAG CTGAGGGTAATTCACTTTACGAGGAAGATGAAGAGCTGACATGTAATCTTTGCCAGAGACGGTTTGAGGAGCAAG GTAACTACAGCTGTCTAAAGGTCGACCTAATATTTACAAGAGACCGCGCGTTCTACTTTACTACAGTATTTATTCCTGGGATAATATTGGTGACTTCCTCATTTATCACGTTTTGGTTGGAGTGGAATGCGGTCCCGGCGCGTTCTATGATAG GTGTGACGACGATGTTGAATTTTTTCACAACATCAAATGGTTTTCGCTCCACCCTACCCGTGGTATCCAACCTAACAGCTATGAACGTGTGGGACGGTGTGTGCATGTGCTTCATATACGCCTCCCTATTGGAGTTCGTGTGTGTCAACTATGTGGGAAGAAAACGACCTTTACACAACGTCGTCTACAGACCAGGGGAGAATCCTGTTACTCAG CGACTGCCTGCAGTCCTGAGCAGAATTGGCATTATACTGGCCAGCCCCTTG GAGGCGATGGCATTCCTACAATGGGCTAAATCAGACGCGAACGAGCCAGAGCCAGGCGGTGCC GGAGACAAAAAGAGAGAGTCGACAGGTGCTGCGGACCTAGTATCGTGTGCTACGTGCACCGGAGCGCCGGGTTCCTGCACACACACTGCCAACAACGGAGGAGTATCCGAG ccaTGTTTCGTCCAGGTTCGCAAAAAAGAACCACCTCATCCGATTCGCGTGGCGAAGACGATCGATGTCATCGCGCGCATCACCTTCCCCACAGCCTATGCCGTGTTTCTAATCTTCTTCTTTATACACTACAAGGCCTTTTCTTAA
- the LOC134743571 gene encoding glutamate-gated chloride channel isoform X6 — MDWSCIVARVVAFFLMLNQVSALTSDIFAAGKSDKEILDNLLKNSRYDKRLLPPVDDPEFCCGLTSPNDSLAQNRVGLSSLRPRSHNRGVLTVNVSVLLLSLASPDESSLKYEVEFLLQQQWYDPRLRYSNQSHYDFLNAIHHHEDIWLPDTYFIMHGDFKEFSQHSWDPIIPMHFALRIYRNGTINYLMRRHLILSCQGRLNIFPFDDPLCSFALESISYEQSAITYVWKNDEDTLRKSPSLTTLNAYLIQNQTIACPIKASWRGNYSCLKVDLIFTRDRAFYFTTVFIPGIILVTSSFITFWLEWNAVPARSMIGVTTMLNFFTTSNGFRSTLPVVSNLTAMNVWDGVCMCFIYASLLEFVCVNYVGRKRPLHNVVYRPGENPVTQRLPAVLSRIGIILASPLEAMAFLQWAKSDANEPEPGGAGDKKRESTGAADLVSCATCTGAPGSCTHTANNGGVSEPCFVQVRKKEPPHPIRVAKTIDVIARITFPTAYAVFLIFFFIHYKAFS, encoded by the exons ATGGATTGGTCATGCATCGTGGCACGCGTCGTGGCTTTCTTCCTTATGCTCAACCAAGTATCGGCTCTCACGTCCGACAT TTTTGCAGCGGGAAAGTCGGACAAAGAGATATTGGACAACCTCCTGAAAAACTCCCGCTATGATAAAAGACTGCTTCCTCCCGTAGATG ATCCAGAATTTTGTTGTGGTCTAACATCGCCCAATGACTCTCTGGCTCAAAATAGGGTCGGACTGTCATCGCTGCGGCCCCGCTCGCACAATCGCG GTGTCCTCACCGTAAATGTTAGCGTGCTACTTCTTAGTTTAGCATCTCCAGACGAATCTAGTCTT AAATACGAGGTAGAATTCCTTCTACAGCAGCAGTGGTATGATCCGCGACTGCGCTACTCTAACCAGTCCCACTACGATTTCCTCAACGCCATCCACCACCACGAAGACATCTGGCTTCCTGACACCTACTTCATTATGCATGGAGACTTCAAG GAATTTTCCCAGCACTCATGG GACCCAATAATACCAATGCACTTCGCGTTGCGTATCTATCGTAATGGCACTATAAACTATCTGATGCGGCGGCATCTAATATTGTCCTGTCAGGGGCGGCTCAACATCTTTCCTTTTGATGACCCATTGTGTTCATTTGCCTTAGAAAGTA TATCATACGAGCAGTCAGCAATAACGTATGTGTGGAAAAACGATGAGGATACTCTTCGTAAGTCGCCATCATTGACGACTTTGAACGCGTATCTAATCCAGAACCAAACCATCGCTTGCCCCATCAAAGCGAGTTGGAGAG GTAACTACAGCTGTCTAAAGGTCGACCTAATATTTACAAGAGACCGCGCGTTCTACTTTACTACAGTATTTATTCCTGGGATAATATTGGTGACTTCCTCATTTATCACGTTTTGGTTGGAGTGGAATGCGGTCCCGGCGCGTTCTATGATAG GTGTGACGACGATGTTGAATTTTTTCACAACATCAAATGGTTTTCGCTCCACCCTACCCGTGGTATCCAACCTAACAGCTATGAACGTGTGGGACGGTGTGTGCATGTGCTTCATATACGCCTCCCTATTGGAGTTCGTGTGTGTCAACTATGTGGGAAGAAAACGACCTTTACACAACGTCGTCTACAGACCAGGGGAGAATCCTGTTACTCAG CGACTGCCTGCAGTCCTGAGCAGAATTGGCATTATACTGGCCAGCCCCTTG GAGGCGATGGCATTCCTACAATGGGCTAAATCAGACGCGAACGAGCCAGAGCCAGGCGGTGCC GGAGACAAAAAGAGAGAGTCGACAGGTGCTGCGGACCTAGTATCGTGTGCTACGTGCACCGGAGCGCCGGGTTCCTGCACACACACTGCCAACAACGGAGGAGTATCCGAG ccaTGTTTCGTCCAGGTTCGCAAAAAAGAACCACCTCATCCGATTCGCGTGGCGAAGACGATCGATGTCATCGCGCGCATCACCTTCCCCACAGCCTATGCCGTGTTTCTAATCTTCTTCTTTATACACTACAAGGCCTTTTCTTAA
- the LOC134743571 gene encoding glutamate-gated chloride channel isoform X5: MDWSCIVARVVAFFLMLNQVSALTSDIFAAGKSDKEILDNLLKNSRYDKRLLPPVDDPEFCCGLTSPNDSLAQNRVGLSSLRPRSHNRGVLTVNVSVLLLSLASPDESSLKYEVEFLLQQQWYDPRLRYSNQSHYDFLNAIHHHEDIWLPDTYFIMHGDFKEFSQHSWDPIIPMHFALRIYRNGTINYLMRRHLILSCQGRLNIFPFDDPLCSFALESISYEQSAITYVWKNDEDTLRKSPSLTTLNAYLIQNQTIACPIKASWRGNYSCLKVDLIFTRDRSFYFTTVFIPGIILVTSSFITFWLEWNAVPARVMIGVTTMLNFFTTSNGFRSTLPVVSNLTAMNVWDGVCMCFIYASLLEFVCVNYVGRKRPLHNVVYRPGENPVTQRLPAVLSRIGIILASPLEAMAFLQWAKSDANEPEPGGAGDKKRESTGAADLVSCATCTGAPGSCTHTANNGGVSEPCFVQVRKKEPPHPIRVAKTIDVIARITFPTAYAVFLIFFFIHYKAFS; encoded by the exons ATGGATTGGTCATGCATCGTGGCACGCGTCGTGGCTTTCTTCCTTATGCTCAACCAAGTATCGGCTCTCACGTCCGACAT TTTTGCAGCGGGAAAGTCGGACAAAGAGATATTGGACAACCTCCTGAAAAACTCCCGCTATGATAAAAGACTGCTTCCTCCCGTAGATG ATCCAGAATTTTGTTGTGGTCTAACATCGCCCAATGACTCTCTGGCTCAAAATAGGGTCGGACTGTCATCGCTGCGGCCCCGCTCGCACAATCGCG GTGTCCTCACCGTAAATGTTAGCGTGCTACTTCTTAGTTTAGCATCTCCAGACGAATCTAGTCTT AAATACGAGGTAGAATTCCTTCTACAGCAGCAGTGGTATGATCCGCGACTGCGCTACTCTAACCAGTCCCACTACGATTTCCTCAACGCCATCCACCACCACGAAGACATCTGGCTTCCTGACACCTACTTCATTATGCATGGAGACTTCAAG GAATTTTCCCAGCACTCATGG GACCCAATAATACCAATGCACTTCGCGTTGCGTATCTATCGTAATGGCACTATAAACTATCTGATGCGGCGGCATCTAATATTGTCCTGTCAGGGGCGGCTCAACATCTTTCCTTTTGATGACCCATTGTGTTCATTTGCCTTAGAAAGTA TATCATACGAGCAGTCAGCAATAACGTATGTGTGGAAAAACGATGAGGATACTCTTCGTAAGTCGCCATCATTGACGACTTTGAACGCGTATCTAATCCAGAACCAAACCATCGCTTGCCCCATCAAAGCGAGTTGGAGAG GTAATTACAGCTGTCTGAAGGTGGATCTCATCTTTACACGGGATAGATCATTTTACTTCACTACAGTTTTCATACCGGGCATCATTTTAGTGACCTCATCGTTTATTACTTTTTGGCTGGAATGGAATGCAGTGCCTGCTAGAGTTATGATAG GTGTGACGACGATGTTGAATTTTTTCACAACATCAAATGGTTTTCGCTCCACCCTACCCGTGGTATCCAACCTAACAGCTATGAACGTGTGGGACGGTGTGTGCATGTGCTTCATATACGCCTCCCTATTGGAGTTCGTGTGTGTCAACTATGTGGGAAGAAAACGACCTTTACACAACGTCGTCTACAGACCAGGGGAGAATCCTGTTACTCAG CGACTGCCTGCAGTCCTGAGCAGAATTGGCATTATACTGGCCAGCCCCTTG GAGGCGATGGCATTCCTACAATGGGCTAAATCAGACGCGAACGAGCCAGAGCCAGGCGGTGCC GGAGACAAAAAGAGAGAGTCGACAGGTGCTGCGGACCTAGTATCGTGTGCTACGTGCACCGGAGCGCCGGGTTCCTGCACACACACTGCCAACAACGGAGGAGTATCCGAG ccaTGTTTCGTCCAGGTTCGCAAAAAAGAACCACCTCATCCGATTCGCGTGGCGAAGACGATCGATGTCATCGCGCGCATCACCTTCCCCACAGCCTATGCCGTGTTTCTAATCTTCTTCTTTATACACTACAAGGCCTTTTCTTAA
- the LOC134743571 gene encoding glutamate-gated chloride channel isoform X1, giving the protein MDWSCIVARVVAFFLMLNQVSALTSDIFAAGKSDKEILDNLLKNSRYDKRLLPPVDDPEFCCGLTSPNDSLAQNRVGLSSLRPRSHNRGVLTVNVSVLLLSLASPDESSLKYEVEFLLQQQWYDPRLRYSNQSHYDFLNAIHHHEDIWLPDTYFIMHGDFKEFSQHSWDPIIPMHFALRIYRNGTINYLMRRHLILSCQGRLNIFPFDDPLCSFALESISYEQSAITYVWKNDEDTLRKSPSLTTLNAYLIQNQTIACPIKASWRAEGNSLYEEDEELTCNLCQRRFEEQGNYSCLKVDLIFTRDRSFYFTTVFIPGIILVTSSFITFWLEWNAVPARVMIGVTTMLNFFTTSNGFRSTLPVVSNLTAMNVWDGVCMCFIYASLLEFVCVNYVGRKRPLHNVVYRPGENPVTQRLPAVLSRIGIILASPLEAMAFLQWAKSDANEPEPGGAGDKKRESTGAADLVSCATCTGAPGSCTHTANNGGVSEPCFVQVRKKEPPHPIRVAKTIDVIARITFPTAYAVFLIFFFIHYKAFS; this is encoded by the exons ATGGATTGGTCATGCATCGTGGCACGCGTCGTGGCTTTCTTCCTTATGCTCAACCAAGTATCGGCTCTCACGTCCGACAT TTTTGCAGCGGGAAAGTCGGACAAAGAGATATTGGACAACCTCCTGAAAAACTCCCGCTATGATAAAAGACTGCTTCCTCCCGTAGATG ATCCAGAATTTTGTTGTGGTCTAACATCGCCCAATGACTCTCTGGCTCAAAATAGGGTCGGACTGTCATCGCTGCGGCCCCGCTCGCACAATCGCG GTGTCCTCACCGTAAATGTTAGCGTGCTACTTCTTAGTTTAGCATCTCCAGACGAATCTAGTCTT AAATACGAGGTAGAATTCCTTCTACAGCAGCAGTGGTATGATCCGCGACTGCGCTACTCTAACCAGTCCCACTACGATTTCCTCAACGCCATCCACCACCACGAAGACATCTGGCTTCCTGACACCTACTTCATTATGCATGGAGACTTCAAG GAATTTTCCCAGCACTCATGG GACCCAATAATACCAATGCACTTCGCGTTGCGTATCTATCGTAATGGCACTATAAACTATCTGATGCGGCGGCATCTAATATTGTCCTGTCAGGGGCGGCTCAACATCTTTCCTTTTGATGACCCATTGTGTTCATTTGCCTTAGAAAGTA TATCATACGAGCAGTCAGCAATAACGTATGTGTGGAAAAACGATGAGGATACTCTTCGTAAGTCGCCATCATTGACGACTTTGAACGCGTATCTAATCCAGAACCAAACCATCGCTTGCCCCATCAAAGCGAGTTGGAGAG CTGAGGGTAATTCACTTTACGAGGAAGATGAAGAGCTGACATGTAATCTTTGCCAGAGACGGTTTGAGGAGCAAG GTAATTACAGCTGTCTGAAGGTGGATCTCATCTTTACACGGGATAGATCATTTTACTTCACTACAGTTTTCATACCGGGCATCATTTTAGTGACCTCATCGTTTATTACTTTTTGGCTGGAATGGAATGCAGTGCCTGCTAGAGTTATGATAG GTGTGACGACGATGTTGAATTTTTTCACAACATCAAATGGTTTTCGCTCCACCCTACCCGTGGTATCCAACCTAACAGCTATGAACGTGTGGGACGGTGTGTGCATGTGCTTCATATACGCCTCCCTATTGGAGTTCGTGTGTGTCAACTATGTGGGAAGAAAACGACCTTTACACAACGTCGTCTACAGACCAGGGGAGAATCCTGTTACTCAG CGACTGCCTGCAGTCCTGAGCAGAATTGGCATTATACTGGCCAGCCCCTTG GAGGCGATGGCATTCCTACAATGGGCTAAATCAGACGCGAACGAGCCAGAGCCAGGCGGTGCC GGAGACAAAAAGAGAGAGTCGACAGGTGCTGCGGACCTAGTATCGTGTGCTACGTGCACCGGAGCGCCGGGTTCCTGCACACACACTGCCAACAACGGAGGAGTATCCGAG ccaTGTTTCGTCCAGGTTCGCAAAAAAGAACCACCTCATCCGATTCGCGTGGCGAAGACGATCGATGTCATCGCGCGCATCACCTTCCCCACAGCCTATGCCGTGTTTCTAATCTTCTTCTTTATACACTACAAGGCCTTTTCTTAA
- the LOC134743571 gene encoding glutamate-gated chloride channel isoform X4 has product MDWSCIVARVVAFFLMLNQVSALTSDIFAAGKSDKEILDNLLKNSRYDKRLLPPVDDPEFCCGLTSPNDSLAQNRVGLSSLRPRSHNRGVLTVNVSVLLLSLASPDESSLKYEVEFLLQQQWYDPRLRYSNQSHYDFLNAIHHHEDIWLPDTYFIMHGDFKEFSQHSWDPIIPMHFALRIYRNGTINYLMRRHLILSCQGRLNIFPFDDPLCSFALESISYEQSAITYVWKNDEDTLRKSPSLTTLNAYLIQNQTIACPIKASWRAEGNSLYEEDEELTCNLCQRRFEEQGNYSCLKVDLIFTRDRSFYFTTVFIPGIILVTSSFITFWLEWNAVPARVMIGVTTMLNFFTTSNGFRSTLPVVSNLTAMNVWDGVCMCFIYASLLEFVCVNYVGRKRPLHNVVYRPGENPVTQRLPAVLSRIGIILASPLGDKKRESTGAADLVSCATCTGAPGSCTHTANNGGVSEPCFVQVRKKEPPHPIRVAKTIDVIARITFPTAYAVFLIFFFIHYKAFS; this is encoded by the exons ATGGATTGGTCATGCATCGTGGCACGCGTCGTGGCTTTCTTCCTTATGCTCAACCAAGTATCGGCTCTCACGTCCGACAT TTTTGCAGCGGGAAAGTCGGACAAAGAGATATTGGACAACCTCCTGAAAAACTCCCGCTATGATAAAAGACTGCTTCCTCCCGTAGATG ATCCAGAATTTTGTTGTGGTCTAACATCGCCCAATGACTCTCTGGCTCAAAATAGGGTCGGACTGTCATCGCTGCGGCCCCGCTCGCACAATCGCG GTGTCCTCACCGTAAATGTTAGCGTGCTACTTCTTAGTTTAGCATCTCCAGACGAATCTAGTCTT AAATACGAGGTAGAATTCCTTCTACAGCAGCAGTGGTATGATCCGCGACTGCGCTACTCTAACCAGTCCCACTACGATTTCCTCAACGCCATCCACCACCACGAAGACATCTGGCTTCCTGACACCTACTTCATTATGCATGGAGACTTCAAG GAATTTTCCCAGCACTCATGG GACCCAATAATACCAATGCACTTCGCGTTGCGTATCTATCGTAATGGCACTATAAACTATCTGATGCGGCGGCATCTAATATTGTCCTGTCAGGGGCGGCTCAACATCTTTCCTTTTGATGACCCATTGTGTTCATTTGCCTTAGAAAGTA TATCATACGAGCAGTCAGCAATAACGTATGTGTGGAAAAACGATGAGGATACTCTTCGTAAGTCGCCATCATTGACGACTTTGAACGCGTATCTAATCCAGAACCAAACCATCGCTTGCCCCATCAAAGCGAGTTGGAGAG CTGAGGGTAATTCACTTTACGAGGAAGATGAAGAGCTGACATGTAATCTTTGCCAGAGACGGTTTGAGGAGCAAG GTAATTACAGCTGTCTGAAGGTGGATCTCATCTTTACACGGGATAGATCATTTTACTTCACTACAGTTTTCATACCGGGCATCATTTTAGTGACCTCATCGTTTATTACTTTTTGGCTGGAATGGAATGCAGTGCCTGCTAGAGTTATGATAG GTGTGACGACGATGTTGAATTTTTTCACAACATCAAATGGTTTTCGCTCCACCCTACCCGTGGTATCCAACCTAACAGCTATGAACGTGTGGGACGGTGTGTGCATGTGCTTCATATACGCCTCCCTATTGGAGTTCGTGTGTGTCAACTATGTGGGAAGAAAACGACCTTTACACAACGTCGTCTACAGACCAGGGGAGAATCCTGTTACTCAG CGACTGCCTGCAGTCCTGAGCAGAATTGGCATTATACTGGCCAGCCCCTTG GGAGACAAAAAGAGAGAGTCGACAGGTGCTGCGGACCTAGTATCGTGTGCTACGTGCACCGGAGCGCCGGGTTCCTGCACACACACTGCCAACAACGGAGGAGTATCCGAG ccaTGTTTCGTCCAGGTTCGCAAAAAAGAACCACCTCATCCGATTCGCGTGGCGAAGACGATCGATGTCATCGCGCGCATCACCTTCCCCACAGCCTATGCCGTGTTTCTAATCTTCTTCTTTATACACTACAAGGCCTTTTCTTAA
- the LOC134743571 gene encoding glutamate-gated chloride channel isoform X7, which translates to MDWSCIVARVVAFFLMLNQVSALTSDIFAAGKSDKEILDNLLKNSRYDKRLLPPVDGVLTVNVSVLLLSLASPDESSLKYEVEFLLQQQWYDPRLRYSNQSHYDFLNAIHHHEDIWLPDTYFIMHGDFKEFSQHSWDPIIPMHFALRIYRNGTINYLMRRHLILSCQGRLNIFPFDDPLCSFALESISYEQSAITYVWKNDEDTLRKSPSLTTLNAYLIQNQTIACPIKASWRAEGNSLYEEDEELTCNLCQRRFEEQGNYSCLKVDLIFTRDRSFYFTTVFIPGIILVTSSFITFWLEWNAVPARVMIGVTTMLNFFTTSNGFRSTLPVVSNLTAMNVWDGVCMCFIYASLLEFVCVNYVGRKRPLHNVVYRPGENPVTQRLPAVLSRIGIILASPLEAMAFLQWAKSDANEPEPGGAGDKKRESTGAADLVSCATCTGAPGSCTHTANNGGVSEPCFVQVRKKEPPHPIRVAKTIDVIARITFPTAYAVFLIFFFIHYKAFS; encoded by the exons ATGGATTGGTCATGCATCGTGGCACGCGTCGTGGCTTTCTTCCTTATGCTCAACCAAGTATCGGCTCTCACGTCCGACAT TTTTGCAGCGGGAAAGTCGGACAAAGAGATATTGGACAACCTCCTGAAAAACTCCCGCTATGATAAAAGACTGCTTCCTCCCGTAGATG GTGTCCTCACCGTAAATGTTAGCGTGCTACTTCTTAGTTTAGCATCTCCAGACGAATCTAGTCTT AAATACGAGGTAGAATTCCTTCTACAGCAGCAGTGGTATGATCCGCGACTGCGCTACTCTAACCAGTCCCACTACGATTTCCTCAACGCCATCCACCACCACGAAGACATCTGGCTTCCTGACACCTACTTCATTATGCATGGAGACTTCAAG GAATTTTCCCAGCACTCATGG GACCCAATAATACCAATGCACTTCGCGTTGCGTATCTATCGTAATGGCACTATAAACTATCTGATGCGGCGGCATCTAATATTGTCCTGTCAGGGGCGGCTCAACATCTTTCCTTTTGATGACCCATTGTGTTCATTTGCCTTAGAAAGTA TATCATACGAGCAGTCAGCAATAACGTATGTGTGGAAAAACGATGAGGATACTCTTCGTAAGTCGCCATCATTGACGACTTTGAACGCGTATCTAATCCAGAACCAAACCATCGCTTGCCCCATCAAAGCGAGTTGGAGAG CTGAGGGTAATTCACTTTACGAGGAAGATGAAGAGCTGACATGTAATCTTTGCCAGAGACGGTTTGAGGAGCAAG GTAATTACAGCTGTCTGAAGGTGGATCTCATCTTTACACGGGATAGATCATTTTACTTCACTACAGTTTTCATACCGGGCATCATTTTAGTGACCTCATCGTTTATTACTTTTTGGCTGGAATGGAATGCAGTGCCTGCTAGAGTTATGATAG GTGTGACGACGATGTTGAATTTTTTCACAACATCAAATGGTTTTCGCTCCACCCTACCCGTGGTATCCAACCTAACAGCTATGAACGTGTGGGACGGTGTGTGCATGTGCTTCATATACGCCTCCCTATTGGAGTTCGTGTGTGTCAACTATGTGGGAAGAAAACGACCTTTACACAACGTCGTCTACAGACCAGGGGAGAATCCTGTTACTCAG CGACTGCCTGCAGTCCTGAGCAGAATTGGCATTATACTGGCCAGCCCCTTG GAGGCGATGGCATTCCTACAATGGGCTAAATCAGACGCGAACGAGCCAGAGCCAGGCGGTGCC GGAGACAAAAAGAGAGAGTCGACAGGTGCTGCGGACCTAGTATCGTGTGCTACGTGCACCGGAGCGCCGGGTTCCTGCACACACACTGCCAACAACGGAGGAGTATCCGAG ccaTGTTTCGTCCAGGTTCGCAAAAAAGAACCACCTCATCCGATTCGCGTGGCGAAGACGATCGATGTCATCGCGCGCATCACCTTCCCCACAGCCTATGCCGTGTTTCTAATCTTCTTCTTTATACACTACAAGGCCTTTTCTTAA
- the LOC134743571 gene encoding glutamate-gated chloride channel isoform X19 has product MDWSCIVARVVAFFLMLNQVSALTSDIFAAGKSDKEILDNLLKNSRYDKRLLPPVDGVLTVNVSVLLLSLASPDESSLKYEVEFLLQQQWYDPRLRYSNQSHYDFLNAIHHHEDIWLPDTYFIMHGDFKDPIIPMHFALRIYRNGTINYLMRRHLILSCQGRLNIFPFDDPLCSFALESISYEQSAITYVWKNDEDTLRKSPSLTTLNAYLIQNQTIACPIKASWRGNYSCLKVDLIFTRDRAFYFTTVFIPGIILVTSSFITFWLEWNAVPARSMIGVTTMLNFFTTSNGFRSTLPVVSNLTAMNVWDGVCMCFIYASLLEFVCVNYVGRKRPLHNVVYRPGENPVTQRLPAVLSRIGIILASPLEAMAFLQWAKSDANEPEPGGAGDKKRESTGAADLVSCATCTGAPGSCTHTANNGGVSEPCFVQVRKKEPPHPIRVAKTIDVIARITFPTAYAVFLIFFFIHYKAFS; this is encoded by the exons ATGGATTGGTCATGCATCGTGGCACGCGTCGTGGCTTTCTTCCTTATGCTCAACCAAGTATCGGCTCTCACGTCCGACAT TTTTGCAGCGGGAAAGTCGGACAAAGAGATATTGGACAACCTCCTGAAAAACTCCCGCTATGATAAAAGACTGCTTCCTCCCGTAGATG GTGTCCTCACCGTAAATGTTAGCGTGCTACTTCTTAGTTTAGCATCTCCAGACGAATCTAGTCTT AAATACGAGGTAGAATTCCTTCTACAGCAGCAGTGGTATGATCCGCGACTGCGCTACTCTAACCAGTCCCACTACGATTTCCTCAACGCCATCCACCACCACGAAGACATCTGGCTTCCTGACACCTACTTCATTATGCATGGAGACTTCAAG GACCCAATAATACCAATGCACTTCGCGTTGCGTATCTATCGTAATGGCACTATAAACTATCTGATGCGGCGGCATCTAATATTGTCCTGTCAGGGGCGGCTCAACATCTTTCCTTTTGATGACCCATTGTGTTCATTTGCCTTAGAAAGTA TATCATACGAGCAGTCAGCAATAACGTATGTGTGGAAAAACGATGAGGATACTCTTCGTAAGTCGCCATCATTGACGACTTTGAACGCGTATCTAATCCAGAACCAAACCATCGCTTGCCCCATCAAAGCGAGTTGGAGAG GTAACTACAGCTGTCTAAAGGTCGACCTAATATTTACAAGAGACCGCGCGTTCTACTTTACTACAGTATTTATTCCTGGGATAATATTGGTGACTTCCTCATTTATCACGTTTTGGTTGGAGTGGAATGCGGTCCCGGCGCGTTCTATGATAG GTGTGACGACGATGTTGAATTTTTTCACAACATCAAATGGTTTTCGCTCCACCCTACCCGTGGTATCCAACCTAACAGCTATGAACGTGTGGGACGGTGTGTGCATGTGCTTCATATACGCCTCCCTATTGGAGTTCGTGTGTGTCAACTATGTGGGAAGAAAACGACCTTTACACAACGTCGTCTACAGACCAGGGGAGAATCCTGTTACTCAG CGACTGCCTGCAGTCCTGAGCAGAATTGGCATTATACTGGCCAGCCCCTTG GAGGCGATGGCATTCCTACAATGGGCTAAATCAGACGCGAACGAGCCAGAGCCAGGCGGTGCC GGAGACAAAAAGAGAGAGTCGACAGGTGCTGCGGACCTAGTATCGTGTGCTACGTGCACCGGAGCGCCGGGTTCCTGCACACACACTGCCAACAACGGAGGAGTATCCGAG ccaTGTTTCGTCCAGGTTCGCAAAAAAGAACCACCTCATCCGATTCGCGTGGCGAAGACGATCGATGTCATCGCGCGCATCACCTTCCCCACAGCCTATGCCGTGTTTCTAATCTTCTTCTTTATACACTACAAGGCCTTTTCTTAA